A window of the Deltaproteobacteria bacterium genome harbors these coding sequences:
- a CDS encoding uracil phosphoribosyltransferase has translation MKDSTYFQYPFNMSEISHEYGENVHLISDPLLMSWLTQLSSPKTQQPAITHLVRELYASLLRTVIARETPRIAVQEDIRMVSVTPKGVWQGEVLDPSTRYVTVDIARAGTLPSQIAFELLNTVVNPEGVRQDHLYMNRATNEAGEVCGINHTGSKIGGDIDNAVVLFPDPMGATGASMSDALKIYKKLPGGKPAKLITVHLIITPEYIRTIQTDHPDTVIYALRLDRGMSSEEILGTRPGTHPEQESGLNDVQYIVPGAGGVGEILNNSFV, from the coding sequence ATGAAAGACTCGACCTATTTCCAATATCCATTCAATATGTCTGAAATATCTCACGAATATGGTGAAAACGTTCATCTCATCTCAGACCCGTTGCTCATGAGCTGGCTTACACAGCTCTCTTCACCCAAAACGCAACAGCCGGCCATCACCCATTTGGTGCGGGAGCTTTACGCAAGCCTCCTGCGAACCGTGATTGCTCGGGAAACGCCGCGGATTGCCGTGCAAGAGGACATTCGGATGGTCAGTGTGACCCCAAAAGGGGTTTGGCAGGGCGAAGTCCTGGACCCCAGCACCCGCTATGTGACCGTTGATATCGCTCGGGCGGGCACCTTACCGAGCCAAATCGCCTTCGAACTGCTTAATACTGTGGTCAACCCTGAGGGCGTTCGCCAAGATCACCTCTATATGAACCGGGCCACCAACGAAGCGGGCGAAGTCTGTGGGATTAACCATACCGGCTCCAAAATTGGCGGCGATATCGACAACGCAGTGGTTCTTTTCCCAGATCCGATGGGCGCAACGGGCGCAAGCATGAGCGATGCTCTGAAAATTTACAAAAAACTACCGGGCGGTAAGCCCGCAAAACTCATCACCGTGCATTTAATCATCACCCCGGAGTACATTCGCACGATTCAGACAGACCATCCTGACACTGTGATCTATGCCCTGAGGCTAGATCGCGGTATGAGTAGTGAGGAGATTCTGGGTACACGGCCGGGAACACATCCCGAACAAGAGTCCGGATTGAATGATGTTCAATACATTGTTCCGGGAGCTGGCGGTGTCGGCGAAATCCTCAATAACAGCTTTGTATAG
- the hpt gene encoding hypoxanthine phosphoribosyltransferase, which translates to MDGDYSKWRDNIDVVMSAEQIAQRNKELGKAITESYPAGTELCVVGVLKGSFLFYADLVRHIELPLHCEFIGISSYGDETKSSGVVKITSDLSTSIQGRDVLIIEDIIDTGLTMKYLLENFETRQPKSIKVCTLLDKPTSHKGIIPIDFTGFTCPDAFVVGYGLDYASKLRNLPFIGVYHGDT; encoded by the coding sequence ATGGACGGTGATTACAGCAAGTGGCGAGACAATATCGACGTAGTGATGAGTGCAGAGCAAATCGCCCAGCGCAACAAAGAGCTTGGTAAAGCCATCACAGAAAGCTACCCAGCGGGTACTGAACTGTGTGTGGTGGGTGTTCTGAAGGGTTCATTCCTTTTCTACGCCGACCTCGTGCGCCATATCGAACTTCCCCTTCACTGCGAATTCATTGGTATTTCAAGCTACGGTGACGAGACCAAAAGCTCCGGGGTGGTGAAAATCACATCTGATTTATCCACCAGTATTCAAGGCCGAGATGTCTTAATCATCGAAGACATCATCGATACTGGCCTCACCATGAAGTACCTTTTGGAAAACTTTGAGACCCGTCAGCCCAAATCAATCAAAGTATGCACGCTGCTCGACAAGCCAACCAGCCACAAGGGCATCATCCCCATCGATTTTACCGGCTTTACATGCCCGGATGCTTTCGTCGTGGGATACGGCTTAGATTACGCCAGCAAACTTCGTAACCTTCCTTTCATTGGGGTTTACCATGGAGACACCTGA